Genomic segment of uncultured Methanobrevibacter sp.:
AAAAACTATGCAACTAACCATTTGTACGTTTCAGGTTCCAATGGTCAGTCTGGTGGAGTTGATTGGGGATCCAAAAGTGCAGTTGAAACCAGATCTGATTCATTTACATTCACCTCATCATCTGAAGAGGTATTTACTATAGACTATTATGAAACAGTAAGCTGGGAAGTTGAATTCTTTAGATATCAGTAAGTGATTTAATATCACTTATCTTATTTTTTTTTGCATAATTATTAATACATAAAATTATAGATTAATTACTATGTTTTTTGATTTAAACGTTAAGGGTAGTGGCCTTGAAAATAATATAAAAATGGCCAAACAGGCTTCTGATTACGGTTGGGAGCATATTAACTTTTCTTATGGTCAAAATGATTTTCGTGATGCCCTGGATTTAAAGGATGAATTAAATGATAATTTGGATGGTATCATCGATTTTGACTATACTCTGGAGGTTAAATCAACAAACATTAATGAAATCAGAAAGGCTGTAAACAAATTCAGGGACAAGGCATTGTGCATATCTGTTGTTGGAGGCGATTTGAAGGTCAACAGGGCCGTTTTGGAAAACATCAGAATTGACGTGCTCTCACGCCCGTATCTTAAAAGACACGATTCCGGTTTGAATCATGTGCTGGCTAAGGAGGCCCTTAACAATAATGTTGCAGTTGAGGTGTGCTTCAATGATATTTTGAAAAGTTATCTGACTCCAAGGGCCAAGGTTATTTCAAACTTTAGGGATATCTACACATTATACAGGAAATTCGATTTTCCACTAGTTTTATCCTCAGGTGCACGGTCCATTTTTGATATTAGAACCACCCATGATTTTATGGCGGTATTCAGACAGACAGGATTGTCTGATGATGAGATTGAAAAGTCATTCAACACCTCTCATGATATTCTAAAAAACAATAAAAACAGGTCTGATCTTATTTTCAGAGGTGTCAGGAGGGTTGATGATGAAGCTTAAGGTCCTTCCACCTACACTGAGAAAAAACAATAGATATCTGACACTGGATATCAAATGCGATTCAGAAATTAACAAGGATGAACTTGTCGGCCTTGTGTGGGACACCTGTGTTCGATTTCAGGGTGAATGCATGACTTCCAATTTTAATTTATGGGTGATGAGATTCTATGAATTTGAAAAGAATGATGATTATATCCATTACAAATCAATTATCAGATGCCAAAGGGATATCACTGATGAGGTCCGATCTTCACTAGCATTGGTTAGGAAATACAACGGCAAACTGATTTCCATCACTACCATAGGAATGTCCGGAACAATAAATGCATCACAAAAATTCATTTAATTACTTTTAGTTAGAAAAAAATAGAAAACTTTATTAATTAATATCTTTATAAATACTATTGGATTTATGGAAAAAAGAATAAAATAATAATTTTAATATTCTTTCTTCAAGAAATTAAAATTAAAAATTTGCCTTTTCATGGAAGATTT
This window contains:
- the rnp3 gene encoding ribonuclease P protein component 3; this encodes MFFDLNVKGSGLENNIKMAKQASDYGWEHINFSYGQNDFRDALDLKDELNDNLDGIIDFDYTLEVKSTNINEIRKAVNKFRDKALCISVVGGDLKVNRAVLENIRIDVLSRPYLKRHDSGLNHVLAKEALNNNVAVEVCFNDILKSYLTPRAKVISNFRDIYTLYRKFDFPLVLSSGARSIFDIRTTHDFMAVFRQTGLSDDEIEKSFNTSHDILKNNKNRSDLIFRGVRRVDDEA
- a CDS encoding Rpp14/Pop5 family protein — protein: MKLKVLPPTLRKNNRYLTLDIKCDSEINKDELVGLVWDTCVRFQGECMTSNFNLWVMRFYEFEKNDDYIHYKSIIRCQRDITDEVRSSLALVRKYNGKLISITTIGMSGTINASQKFI